The bacterium genomic interval TGTACAGGAAAGATTCCGGCGCGGTGCCGGCGGAATCCGGCAGCACCAGGAAATTCTCGAACACGATGTGCGGCATGCCGTTGTTGTCGTAGATCAAATCGAGTTGGGCGTTGGGCCGGAAATCACCCTCTACCGGCGGCACACCCTTGCCGATGTTGGTGATATTCGTCCAGGTCCAAGTCGCGCCATTGTCGGTGGACTCGGCAAACAGAATCTCGTTGCTGTTGAAGCCGGCATCGTACGAGGCGAACGCCGCAACACCGACCTTATCACCCCAGGCGTCGATGGCATAGCCATCGGCGTCACCGCCGCCGACCCACAGACCATTGGTGGTATCGGGTGGGTCACCGGCAGCCGCGCCAGGTTTCTGAAACGCGAAGCGGAATTCCCAATTGAATCCGCCGTCGGTGGAGCGGCCATAAACCGGATACTGCCCGCCGCCCAATCCCGGAAATGGATCAAATGTGGAGTGCGTCACCACCACATGAAAATTGTCCTTGCCATCAACCACGATGCGCGGCCAGGTCAGATCTGAACCGGTTGGAAAGTTCCCGGTGATCGAGGAGGTCCAAATGCCCAAGCCCTGCAGAGCGTCGACATTCACTTCCAATCCGCCGTGAGCTGCGATCACGCTCCGGCCGTCAGCGGTCGCGGAAATATTGCCCCAGCCAACCCGGCCAGCTTCGACCTTGGTCATCGGCAGCAGGAAGCCATTGCCATCATTGTAGGCAAAAAAGGTTGCCCGGTCAGGCCAGGTGCCGAGCGGGCCTTCCGCGGCTGTTCGCGCAATCGCCAGAATACCGTCGCCGTAATTGTGAATATGACGGCCCATGGCATTATTGGTCATGAAATCGTAGGTCGATTCGATCAGTTGCAGACCCGGGCCGGCTTTGGCTGCGGACTTGAGCAGCGCTCTGGGCTGCGCCTGAGCAGCCAGGATGTCCTGCGCGCCGACAGCGGGGACGCGTTGTACTTTTTGAATTCTCTTGTCTGATTTGCGGTCGATGGCAGAGGCGGCGACTGCGAACATCAGACAAAAGACTGCGGCGTAACGAAGCGCCTGGAACAACCTGCTGCATTCCATCTTCGCCAAAAGGAAATTTTGCATCGCCACTACCTCACAGAAGATTATGACCGGTGTGAAAACTGCGCGTTGGGAGAGCCCGTTCCGGCTTGGCACTCCCAACGCGTTGGGATCTAAAGCGCAGAGACGACAGTCCGGTGCAATACCGGCTTACTTCATCAACGTCATTTTGGTCACTTGCGAAAAGCCGGCGCTCTTCAGCTTGGCGAAGTAAACGCCGGAAGACACAT includes:
- a CDS encoding T9SS type A sorting domain-containing protein, with protein sequence MFAVAASAIDRKSDKRIQKVQRVPAVGAQDILAAQAQPRALLKSAAKAGPGLQLIESTYDFMTNNAMGRHIHNYGDGILAIARTAAEGPLGTWPDRATFFAYNDGNGFLLPMTKVEAGRVGWGNISATADGRSVIAAHGGLEVNVDALQGLGIWTSSITGNFPTGSDLTWPRIVVDGKDNFHVVVTHSTFDPFPGLGGGQYPVYGRSTDGGFNWEFRFAFQKPGAAAGDPPDTTNGLWVGGGDADGYAIDAWGDKVGVAAFASYDAGFNSNEILFAESTDNGATWTWTNITNIGKGVPPVEGDFRPNAQLDLIYDNNGMPHIVFENFLVLPDSAGTAPESFLYTLSPLLHWTPTLGVTEVATRADIVDGEGTGFPSSANWGRGLGSGVYWPSIGVDANNVLYVAFSAPTPNDTDAVGLNYLDIYATGSADGGATWGSPVVNLTDSRGTEDKYVSVARRVDENLHFVYGSDDVNGGAVQPGNQTTSTFMMYYSFPAAQIPTTPPSSVSDHDPSAGLPADYALAQNFPNPFNPATAISFNLPASVKVKLEVFNAIGQKVATLVNSKLPAGSHTATWNAANMPSGIYFYKLEAGNFNQTRKMVLTK